The following proteins come from a genomic window of Streptomyces sp. GS7:
- a CDS encoding serine/threonine-protein kinase, whose translation MFRPLRAEDPREVAGYRLLARLGEGGMGSVYLTRTRGNQPAALKVIRREFGQDADFRSRFEQEVRAARRVQGYHIVPVLDHDTGGELPWLATAFIPGLPLDEALGGFGTLPLPAVFQLVGAAAGALAAVHAAGVVHRDLKPGNILLGPQGPYVIDFGIARAADATQLTRSGGFIGTPQYMSPEHAAGEQVTPAADLFSLGLIAAVAASGRHPYGDGAAITVAARIANTAQMPPDLGGYPDVLRPLLTRCLAADPAERPAPAELAELCERASGRGPRDFDGWLPDALAAEIARRERAAQEIPEPAAGPVPPPPDHAPTQGPLGYTPTQGPGPHAAPTQAATGPVPPPHSGPHAMPTVGPVAPVPGPGRRRSPALGAAVAVVALIAVVAVTWSVARSGGGSGSQDGNRHAPGAPPHRQGGRSGAPSAAPDQNAGYQVVFKDRPFALRAPSTAGENNIDLDVPKAVPTAQLDMSPYEITYNGVSGIGLEFHTPMGRATGRTAQACLDGSRSDVLPDKVRREELDKGRTIHVGTLLCTQTTDGNLAMLEITGMSPNHESEMPDYATRLTLWKKS comes from the coding sequence GTGTTCAGGCCGCTGCGCGCCGAGGATCCGCGGGAGGTGGCCGGCTACCGGCTGCTGGCGCGGCTGGGCGAGGGCGGCATGGGGTCGGTCTACCTGACCCGGACCCGCGGGAACCAGCCGGCCGCGCTGAAGGTCATCCGCCGGGAGTTCGGCCAGGACGCGGACTTCCGCAGCCGGTTCGAGCAGGAGGTGCGGGCCGCCCGGCGGGTGCAGGGCTACCACATCGTGCCGGTGCTCGACCACGACACCGGCGGCGAACTCCCCTGGCTGGCCACCGCGTTCATCCCCGGCCTGCCGCTCGACGAGGCGCTGGGCGGCTTCGGCACCCTGCCGCTGCCGGCCGTCTTCCAGCTCGTCGGCGCGGCGGCCGGCGCACTGGCCGCGGTGCACGCCGCGGGGGTCGTCCACCGCGACCTCAAGCCCGGCAACATCCTGCTCGGCCCGCAGGGCCCGTACGTCATCGACTTCGGGATCGCCCGCGCCGCCGACGCCACCCAGCTCACCCGCAGCGGCGGCTTCATCGGCACCCCGCAGTACATGTCCCCCGAGCACGCCGCCGGCGAGCAGGTCACACCGGCCGCCGACCTCTTCTCACTGGGCCTGATCGCGGCGGTCGCGGCGAGTGGCCGGCACCCGTACGGGGACGGCGCGGCCATCACCGTGGCGGCCCGGATCGCCAACACCGCGCAGATGCCGCCGGACCTCGGCGGCTACCCGGACGTGCTGCGCCCGCTGCTCACCCGCTGCCTGGCCGCCGACCCCGCGGAGCGGCCCGCGCCGGCCGAGCTGGCGGAGCTGTGCGAGCGGGCGTCGGGGCGCGGCCCGCGCGACTTCGACGGCTGGCTGCCGGACGCCCTGGCCGCCGAGATCGCGCGGCGGGAGCGCGCCGCCCAGGAGATACCGGAGCCGGCGGCGGGCCCCGTACCGCCGCCGCCCGACCACGCCCCGACGCAGGGCCCGCTCGGCTACACCCCCACCCAGGGCCCGGGCCCCCACGCCGCCCCGACCCAGGCCGCCACCGGGCCCGTGCCCCCGCCCCACAGCGGCCCGCACGCGATGCCCACCGTCGGCCCCGTTGCGCCCGTGCCCGGTCCGGGCCGGCGGCGCAGCCCCGCGCTGGGGGCGGCCGTCGCGGTGGTGGCGCTGATCGCCGTGGTCGCGGTCACCTGGTCGGTGGCGCGCAGCGGCGGCGGCTCCGGAAGCCAGGACGGGAACCGGCACGCCCCCGGCGCGCCCCCGCACCGGCAGGGCGGCAGGTCCGGCGCGCCGAGCGCCGCCCCGGACCAGAACGCCGGCTACCAGGTCGTCTTCAAGGACCGCCCGTTCGCGCTGCGTGCCCCCTCCACGGCGGGCGAGAACAACATCGACCTGGACGTACCGAAGGCGGTCCCCACCGCCCAGCTCGACATGTCGCCGTACGAGATCACCTACAACGGCGTGTCCGGCATCGGCCTGGAGTTCCACACCCCCATGGGCCGCGCCACCGGCCGTACGGCGCAGGCGTGCCTGGACGGCTCGCGCTCGGACGTGCTGCCGGACAAGGTGCGCCGCGAGGAGCTGGACAAGGGGCGGACGATCCACGTCGGCACGCTGCTGTGCACGCAGACCACGGACGGGAACCTGGCCATGCTGGAGATCACCGGGATGAGCCCCAACCACGAGAGCGAGATGCCGGACTACGCGACCCGGCTGACGCTCTGGAAGAAGAGCTAG
- a CDS encoding PIG-L family deacetylase, whose protein sequence is MPPSEPSGPLVSRRRILQATGGAVLAATAGAGLWARLAPDGPSGPAESAGEQDSTEEPDDQVFVHVIAHPDDGLFFMNPNLEQAIRSGARTVTVCLTGGESDGRNAARSSSLHDRVPADRAAFARARVNGLLAAHAQMAIGDREGLWDAEAQPLLPGFQVELQTLRAAPQHQLIFLELVEARAVYLPRATSLRGLWLGVVDALPTLRPEGSPVLRQFRYTRDQVIDTLAAVLDRYRPTVVRTLDPDAVHSPKDPPPTRDPRLAGLRYYDHQDHTASAHFTQAALARHWGRRHPGAAIVESYLGYELGALPRDLDQATVRRKAALLDIYGWADHRPCADPAGCGDRKVGGTALHGSPRSWTRGTRLRAPGSNAWVRPTHDGRLAAFAVLGGAAYCWTESRRGSGRFGGPVRVGGDMLEGQLHVARHPDGTLQLFASRTVLPGPGTDHRREVVTAVQSGTGRDGGPAFGRWASLGSPDRDPVRSLEIGFPAAVATPDGTVHLFVRTWDGGIGYRSGPYGGRWSPWDRLEGPVGTLNGSPQIVDGIDVCVDSDGLVHLVAPSARTVQHWVSKEAGRMPRPGAATGLPEAGGPVSIAPLDDGVVRIAYRQSETAQVLLAERQGALGGWRVSGQCERVGGFGRVALAPVGPGDRMVLAARDDAGDVRVAMAQAAPKPWQRRRLAHSAAAGVAPAAGGRAVLVALGNDGRLYASRQQKMGQTAPFQGWRAQAGSLERTGDAPD, encoded by the coding sequence GTGCCACCGTCAGAACCGTCAGGACCACTGGTTTCCCGCCGCCGGATCCTCCAGGCCACCGGCGGCGCCGTTCTCGCGGCCACCGCGGGCGCCGGCCTCTGGGCCCGGCTCGCGCCCGACGGGCCGTCCGGCCCGGCCGAGTCCGCCGGTGAGCAGGACTCCACCGAGGAGCCGGACGACCAGGTGTTCGTGCACGTCATCGCGCACCCCGACGACGGGCTGTTCTTCATGAACCCCAACCTGGAGCAGGCCATCCGCAGCGGGGCGCGCACCGTCACGGTGTGCCTGACCGGCGGCGAGTCCGACGGCCGCAACGCCGCCCGCAGCAGCAGCCTGCACGACCGGGTGCCCGCCGACCGGGCCGCCTTCGCCCGCGCCCGGGTCAACGGGCTGCTGGCCGCGCACGCCCAGATGGCCATCGGCGACCGGGAGGGCCTGTGGGACGCGGAGGCGCAGCCCCTGCTGCCCGGCTTCCAGGTCGAGCTGCAGACGCTGCGCGCCGCCCCACAGCACCAGTTGATCTTCCTGGAGCTGGTCGAGGCCCGGGCGGTGTACCTGCCGCGCGCCACCAGCCTGCGCGGCCTCTGGCTCGGGGTGGTCGACGCGCTGCCCACGCTGCGCCCGGAGGGCAGCCCCGTGCTGCGCCAGTTCCGCTACACCCGCGACCAGGTCATCGACACCCTGGCGGCGGTGCTCGACCGGTACCGGCCCACCGTCGTACGCACCCTGGACCCCGACGCGGTGCACTCCCCCAAGGACCCGCCGCCCACCCGCGACCCGCGGCTGGCCGGGCTGCGCTACTACGACCACCAGGACCACACCGCCTCCGCCCACTTCACCCAGGCCGCGCTGGCCCGCCACTGGGGGCGCCGCCACCCCGGCGCGGCCATCGTGGAGAGCTACCTCGGCTACGAGCTGGGCGCGCTGCCGCGCGATCTCGACCAGGCCACCGTCCGCCGCAAGGCCGCGCTGCTGGACATCTACGGCTGGGCCGACCACCGGCCGTGCGCCGACCCGGCCGGCTGCGGCGACCGCAAGGTGGGCGGCACGGCCCTCCACGGCAGCCCGCGCAGCTGGACCCGCGGCACCCGGCTGCGCGCGCCCGGCTCCAACGCCTGGGTGCGGCCCACCCACGACGGCCGGCTCGCGGCGTTCGCGGTGCTGGGCGGGGCGGCGTACTGCTGGACGGAGAGCCGGCGGGGCAGCGGGCGGTTCGGCGGCCCGGTGCGGGTCGGCGGGGACATGCTGGAGGGGCAGCTCCATGTCGCGCGCCACCCGGACGGCACCCTCCAGCTGTTCGCCTCCCGCACGGTCCTGCCGGGTCCCGGCACCGACCACCGGCGCGAGGTGGTCACCGCGGTGCAGAGCGGCACCGGGCGGGACGGCGGGCCGGCGTTCGGGCGCTGGGCGTCGCTGGGCTCGCCGGACCGCGACCCGGTCCGCTCGCTGGAGATCGGCTTCCCGGCGGCGGTGGCCACCCCGGACGGCACGGTGCACCTGTTCGTGCGGACCTGGGACGGCGGCATCGGCTACCGCAGCGGGCCGTACGGCGGGCGGTGGTCGCCCTGGGACCGGCTGGAGGGGCCGGTCGGCACCCTCAACGGGTCGCCGCAGATCGTCGACGGGATCGATGTGTGCGTGGACTCCGACGGGCTGGTGCACCTGGTCGCGCCCAGCGCCCGGACCGTGCAGCACTGGGTGTCCAAGGAGGCCGGGCGGATGCCGCGGCCGGGCGCGGCCACCGGGCTGCCGGAGGCCGGCGGTCCGGTCAGCATCGCCCCCCTGGACGACGGCGTGGTCCGGATCGCCTACCGGCAGTCGGAGACCGCGCAGGTGCTGCTCGCCGAGCGGCAGGGGGCGCTCGGCGGCTGGCGGGTGTCCGGGCAGTGCGAGCGGGTCGGCGGCTTCGGGCGGGTGGCGCTGGCACCGGTCGGGCCCGGCGACCGGATGGTGCTGGCGGCCCGGGACGACGCCGGCGACGTACGGGTGGCGATGGCGCAGGCCGCCCCCAAGCCCTGGCAGCGCCGCAGGCTGGCGCACTCGGCGGCGGCCGGTGTCGCCCCGGCCGCGGGCGGGCGGGCCGTCCTGGTCGCGCTGGGCAACGACGGCCGGCTGTACGCGTCCCGGCAGCAGAAGATGGGGCAGACCGCGCCGTTCCAGGGCTGGCGGGCTCAGGCCGGCTCGCTGGAGCGGACCGGCGACGCCCCGGACTGA
- a CDS encoding GtrA family protein has translation MRGLPATVPWGQVVRFTVVGGINTVTFYACYLPLHRLLPYFAAYTAAFVLSLVGSFLLNTYFTYRTRPTWKKFLLFPLTQVTNYAVQSAGLVALVGWLGMSSTVAPLVAALLAIPATFVVSRRILRPPTRRTAAGGSTVPADPAEGTDPADEEDPADPADRSNPAGPSGRADRADQSGASPVRSSEPA, from the coding sequence ATGCGCGGTCTGCCCGCGACGGTCCCGTGGGGCCAGGTGGTGCGGTTCACGGTGGTCGGCGGCATCAACACCGTGACGTTCTACGCCTGTTACCTGCCGCTGCACCGGCTGCTGCCGTACTTCGCGGCGTACACGGCGGCCTTCGTCCTCAGCCTGGTCGGCTCGTTCCTGCTCAACACCTACTTCACCTACCGCACCCGCCCCACCTGGAAGAAGTTCCTGCTCTTCCCGCTGACCCAGGTCACCAACTACGCGGTGCAGAGCGCGGGCCTGGTGGCGCTGGTGGGCTGGCTGGGGATGAGCAGCACGGTGGCGCCGCTGGTGGCGGCGCTGCTGGCCATCCCCGCCACCTTCGTGGTCTCCCGGCGGATCCTGCGGCCCCCGACCCGCAGGACCGCGGCAGGCGGTTCGACGGTTCCCGCGGACCCGGCGGAGGGGACCGACCCGGCAGACGAGGAAGACCCGGCGGACCCGGCGGACCGGTCGAACCCGGCAGGCCCGTCGGGCCGGGCGGACCGGGCGGATCAGTCCGGGGCGTCGCCGGTCCGCTCCAGCGAGCCGGCCTGA
- a CDS encoding glycosyltransferase family 2 protein → MKLSIVVPCYNEEAVIGRFDEQVRAVLGDLAVDYELCYVDDGSADGTLPRLRALAHQHRATTRYLSFSRNFGKEPAMLAGLKAATGDAVIIMDADLQHPPEFIEKMLDLYQLGHDQVIAKRSRDGDRRLRTALSRLYYRAVNTWVDVELVDGAGDFRLLSRKAVDALISLPEYNRFSKGLFSWIGFETVTFDYRNAARKAGETKWRVGSLINYGIDGMISFNCRPLRAAIYTGLSLASLATLYTFWIIGAAVVGGVTAPGYVTLVAIIVGLGGLQMVMLGLIGEYIGRIYYETKRRPHFLVKESDGALPSAAPARAPTPSGTAAAGSRTG, encoded by the coding sequence ATGAAGCTCTCCATCGTCGTCCCCTGCTACAACGAAGAGGCCGTCATAGGCCGTTTCGACGAACAGGTCCGCGCGGTCCTCGGCGACCTCGCGGTGGACTACGAGCTGTGCTATGTGGACGACGGCAGCGCCGACGGGACCCTCCCCCGGCTGCGGGCCCTGGCCCACCAGCACCGCGCCACCACCCGCTACCTCTCCTTCAGCCGCAACTTCGGCAAGGAGCCGGCGATGCTGGCCGGCCTCAAGGCGGCCACCGGCGACGCGGTGATCATCATGGACGCCGACCTCCAGCACCCGCCCGAGTTCATCGAGAAGATGCTCGACCTCTACCAGCTCGGCCACGACCAGGTCATCGCCAAGCGCAGCCGGGACGGCGACCGCCGGCTGCGCACCGCCCTGAGCCGCCTGTACTACCGCGCCGTCAACACCTGGGTGGACGTCGAACTCGTCGACGGCGCCGGCGACTTCCGGCTGCTGTCGCGCAAGGCGGTGGACGCGCTGATCTCGCTGCCCGAGTACAACCGCTTCTCCAAGGGGCTGTTCTCGTGGATCGGCTTCGAGACCGTCACCTTCGACTACCGCAACGCCGCCCGGAAGGCCGGTGAGACGAAGTGGCGGGTCGGCTCGCTGATCAACTACGGCATCGACGGGATGATCTCGTTCAACTGCCGCCCGCTGCGCGCCGCCATCTACACCGGGCTCAGCCTGGCGTCGCTGGCCACCCTCTACACCTTCTGGATCATCGGCGCGGCCGTCGTCGGCGGGGTCACCGCGCCCGGCTACGTCACCCTGGTGGCCATCATCGTGGGCCTGGGCGGACTCCAGATGGTGATGCTCGGGCTGATCGGCGAGTACATCGGGCGGATCTACTACGAGACCAAGCGGCGCCCGCACTTCCTGGTCAAGGAGAGCGACGGCGCGCTGCCCAGCGCCGCCCCGGCCAGGGCGCCCACGCCGTCCGGCACCGCCGCCGCCGGCTCGCGGACCGGCTGA
- a CDS encoding YfhO family protein — MNPTPSAPQEGVRASKVALGARIGASATPAGGVLRRAAAPGLAALLSMGAYCLALAVYGSYPFGARSRAVNDLGNQFVPFHARLWDLMHGTGHGDLFFNWGSGYGVPFLADFFTYLMNPFSWLVGLFPRALVDLPVFLVTLLSIGLGAALMTVLLGRLHPGAGVPRALLAVGYGLCAWVLNDGYADPMWMWGLVSLPLTGIAADWCLRRVRWVAGTLLVAAAWAGNFYTAAMATLATGLVLALRLATARDLPPGGRLRVVGRAASMAAVGVLLAAPVLTVTLKASRAAQPPPEAVYRGRPPLATLLAQLLPGGHGGVPAPNVFIGVLGLLLVAAFPFVRAVPVRTRIGWTALAAAIGASFVWRPTILLWHGFALPNGSAFRAAFVLSGVLVMIAWLALAHRPRAAELAAGAAAVAVLAWWCRGQGAVGPSTWIVVAGGGTVTLGVLTGLARCAGPPPPGARGRTRTALTAVLAGTVVLGSAYTAFSVTAVRDKIPFFQPKLTLTAGALATRRGLAARDDWPRSRTDPGPHEFANNDPLLIGGEGGAYYSSYVPAATARALHGLGAGWYIRGRHALSFEDPVGQALMGVSSHLAEPPGGGPRGRYTVRHGRPAPLLTVRRGPLPGPGGGPDTVFARQERALGAAVYEVPRLTPAGGPAPERAPGGWTLPPAPRPAGTGRAAGGGTVFAARCAPGSTAVWYAPWFTGEVSGLGVTTRGDGRWDVTANPVRQLGTVPAGGAVSVRFTGLGGQYVPEHALGCVAPDRLAAAVRAARGPVTLTAGGHTLTAVLPRGSGGTAVLALPAVAGWGCSVDGGPLRAPRSFGGLLAVPLGRAASRLSCTYVPQGLKPGLAASGAGVLALAAVAAGAARRARRRPIPLIHPNHEFSPDS, encoded by the coding sequence GTGAACCCGACGCCTTCCGCACCCCAAGAGGGGGTCCGGGCCTCGAAGGTTGCCCTGGGGGCACGCATCGGGGCGAGCGCCACACCGGCCGGCGGGGTGCTGCGGCGGGCCGCGGCGCCGGGGCTCGCGGCGCTGCTGTCCATGGGGGCGTACTGCCTGGCGCTGGCGGTCTACGGCAGCTATCCGTTCGGCGCGCGCTCCCGTGCGGTCAACGATCTGGGCAATCAGTTCGTGCCCTTCCACGCCCGGCTGTGGGACCTGATGCACGGGACCGGGCACGGCGACCTGTTCTTCAATTGGGGCAGTGGGTACGGCGTCCCGTTCCTGGCGGACTTCTTCACGTATCTCATGAATCCGTTCTCCTGGCTCGTGGGGCTGTTCCCGCGGGCTCTGGTGGACCTGCCGGTGTTCCTGGTGACGCTGCTGAGCATCGGGCTGGGCGCCGCGCTGATGACCGTCCTGCTGGGGCGGCTGCATCCGGGGGCCGGCGTGCCGCGGGCGCTGCTGGCGGTCGGGTACGGGCTGTGCGCCTGGGTGCTGAACGACGGGTACGCCGATCCGATGTGGATGTGGGGGCTGGTCTCGCTGCCGCTGACCGGCATCGCGGCGGACTGGTGCCTGCGGCGGGTGCGGTGGGTGGCGGGCACGCTGCTGGTCGCCGCCGCCTGGGCGGGGAACTTCTACACGGCGGCGATGGCCACCCTGGCGACCGGGCTCGTCCTGGCGCTCCGGCTGGCGACGGCCCGCGATCTGCCGCCGGGCGGGCGGCTGCGGGTGGTGGGGCGGGCCGCCTCCATGGCGGCGGTCGGTGTGCTGCTCGCGGCGCCGGTGCTGACCGTCACCCTCAAGGCGAGCCGGGCCGCCCAGCCGCCGCCCGAGGCGGTCTACCGGGGCCGGCCGCCGCTGGCGACCCTGCTGGCGCAGCTGCTGCCGGGCGGGCACGGCGGGGTGCCGGCGCCCAACGTCTTCATCGGGGTGCTGGGGCTGCTGCTGGTGGCGGCCTTCCCGTTCGTGCGGGCGGTGCCGGTGCGGACGCGGATCGGGTGGACGGCACTGGCCGCGGCGATCGGCGCCTCGTTCGTCTGGAGGCCGACGATCCTGTTGTGGCACGGCTTCGCCCTGCCCAACGGGAGCGCGTTCCGCGCCGCCTTCGTACTCAGCGGGGTGCTGGTGATGATCGCCTGGCTGGCGCTGGCGCACCGGCCGCGGGCCGCGGAGCTGGCGGCGGGGGCGGCGGCGGTGGCGGTGCTGGCGTGGTGGTGCCGCGGGCAGGGGGCGGTGGGCCCCTCGACGTGGATCGTGGTGGCGGGCGGCGGCACGGTGACGCTGGGGGTGCTGACGGGGCTGGCACGGTGCGCCGGGCCCCCGCCCCCCGGCGCGCGGGGCCGGACCCGGACCGCGCTGACCGCCGTGCTGGCCGGCACCGTCGTGCTCGGCTCGGCGTACACCGCGTTCTCCGTGACGGCCGTCCGGGACAAGATCCCGTTCTTCCAGCCGAAGCTGACGCTGACCGCGGGGGCGCTGGCCACCCGGCGGGGGCTGGCCGCCCGGGACGACTGGCCGCGCTCCCGTACGGATCCGGGGCCGCACGAGTTCGCCAACAACGATCCGCTGCTGATCGGCGGCGAGGGCGGCGCGTACTACAGCAGCTACGTGCCCGCGGCCACCGCCCGCGCGCTGCACGGCCTGGGCGCCGGCTGGTACATCCGCGGCCGGCACGCGCTGAGCTTCGAGGACCCGGTGGGGCAGGCGCTGATGGGGGTCAGCAGCCACCTCGCGGAGCCGCCGGGGGGCGGTCCGCGCGGCCGGTACACGGTGCGGCACGGGCGGCCGGCGCCGCTGCTGACCGTCCGGCGGGGCCCGCTGCCGGGGCCGGGCGGCGGCCCGGACACCGTCTTCGCCCGCCAGGAGCGGGCGCTGGGCGCCGCCGTCTACGAGGTGCCGCGGCTGACGCCCGCCGGGGGCCCGGCGCCGGAGCGGGCCCCGGGCGGCTGGACGCTGCCGCCCGCACCGCGGCCCGCGGGGACCGGCCGGGCGGCGGGCGGGGGGACCGTCTTCGCCGCGCGGTGCGCCCCCGGCAGCACCGCCGTCTGGTACGCGCCCTGGTTCACCGGGGAGGTCAGCGGGCTGGGCGTGACCACCCGAGGCGACGGGCGGTGGGACGTGACGGCGAACCCGGTGCGGCAGCTGGGCACGGTGCCGGCCGGCGGCGCGGTGTCCGTACGGTTCACCGGGCTCGGCGGGCAGTACGTCCCCGAGCACGCGCTCGGCTGCGTCGCGCCGGACCGGCTGGCCGCGGCGGTGCGGGCCGCGCGGGGCCCCGTCACGCTCACCGCGGGCGGGCACACGCTGACCGCCGTGCTGCCCCGCGGCAGCGGCGGCACCGCCGTTCTCGCGCTGCCCGCCGTTGCCGGATGGGGCTGTTCGGTGGACGGCGGGCCGCTCCGCGCGCCGCGGTCCTTCGGCGGGCTGCTGGCCGTCCCGCTGGGCCGGGCGGCGTCCCGGCTGTCGTGCACGTACGTCCCGCAGGGCCTGAAACCGGGGCTGGCGGCGAGCGGAGCGGGGGTGCTGGCGCTGGCCGCGGTGGCCGCCGGGGCCGCCCGCCGGGCCCGCCGGCGCCCTATACCACTAATTCACCCGAATCATGAGTTTTCGCCCGATTCGTAG